One Candidatus Tectomicrobia bacterium genomic region harbors:
- the groES gene encoding co-chaperone GroES: protein MAKVKTKVQPLQDRILVKRLDADEEKVGGIIIPDTAKEKPQEGEVVAVGPGKVTDDGKRQPVGVKEGDKILFAKYAGTEVKIDGEDLLVMREDDVLAVLR from the coding sequence ATGGCGAAGGTGAAGACGAAGGTTCAGCCCCTGCAGGACCGCATCCTGGTGAAGCGCCTCGATGCGGACGAGGAGAAGGTCGGCGGCATCATCATCCCGGATACGGCCAAGGAGAAGCCCCAGGAGGGCGAGGTGGTGGCCGTGGGGCCGGGCAAGGTGACCGACGACGGCAAGCGGCAGCCGGTCGGAGTAAAAGAGGGCGACAAGATCCTCTTCGCCAAGTACGCCGGCACCGAGGTGAAGATCGACGGCGAGGATCTTTTGGTCATGCGCGAGGACGACGTCCTGGCTGTCCTGCGCTAG